In one Silene latifolia isolate original U9 population chromosome 10, ASM4854445v1, whole genome shotgun sequence genomic region, the following are encoded:
- the LOC141609298 gene encoding putative F-box/LRR-repeat protein At4g15060 — protein sequence MGFGENVAKVKRGTVDRISELPEFILHNILSMLDTKEAGRASVLSKRWYDVWSSIPVLDFHFQYFDTDKKQSFLGFIDRTMQRYFTQKYRIMKLNLELRMVNEKIELLVDKWLKIAVQNQVEKLEFQVHDQHSPVYRLPEILFRAKSLKVLTCGNVVMPYYETMELISLEYLHLIVKNVDMDMFQRIITFCPLVELDITIEELGKISLPWTRKMSEGTEFVDSGIMQSNFKASPLRKFAYHGLFRCITWPCNMNVVALKNLRKLEIVCATITDDIVFELVHGLVALERLVLATCTGLKCIEVSSISLKDLAIVECEDLTEVTVDAPNLLEFLYNCELETPLSLSRVQDHCNAQFFPLFVLDSITTVWLVKLKKFLVETSAFKSLLIELSNSLQIEIEEEQLKNVVTGPSYKLRELKLRETSAWDSTESSLTAFLDGLFWCCHPDILSITSSHNLTAKSIFNILKKKVQCYKHPLRSIEIEGVDTSNFLEEPSELEFRFRLSWF from the exons ATGGGGTTTGGGGAAAATGTAGCAAAGGTGAAAAGGGGTACAGTTGATAGAATTTCGGAGCTTCCGGAATTTATCCTGCATAATATTCTCTCAATGCTTGATACTAAAGAGGCGGGTCGTGCTAGTGTGTTGTCTAAGAGGTGGTATGATGTTTGGTCTTCTATTCCGGTTTTGGATTTTCATTTTCAGTACTTTGATACAGATAAGAAACAGAGTTTTCTGGGGTTCATAGATAGGACTATGCAAAGGTATTTTACTCAGAAGTATAGAATAATGAAACTTAACCTTGAGCTTCGTATGGTGAATGAAAAGATTGAACTTTTGGTTGATAAATGGTTGAAGATTGCGGTGCAAAACCAAGTCGAGAAGTTGGAATTCCAGGTACATGATCAGCATTCACCGGTTTACAGGCTGCCTGAGATTCTATTTCGAGCAAAATCATTGAAAGTTTTGACTTGTGGGAATGTTGTGATGCCATATTATGAGACCATGGAACTTATCTCTCTCGAATATCTTCATTTAATTGTGAAAAATGTAGATATGGATATGTTCCAAAGGATTATCACTTTTTGCCCCTTGGTTGAATTAGATATTACAATAGAAGAGCTTGGAAAAATTTCACTTCCTTGGACAAGAAAAATGAGTGAGGGAACCGAATTTGTTGATAGTGGAATAATGCAATCAAACTTCAAAGCTTCCCCGCTTAGAAAGTTTGCATATCATGGCCTCTTTAGATGTATTACGTGGCCTTGCAACATGAATGTGGTTGCGTTGAAGAACTTGAGAAAGTTGGAGATTGTTTGTGCTACTATAACAGATGATATAGTTTTTGAGTTGGTTCACGGGCTTGTAGCTTTAGAACGCTTAGTATTAGCTACATGCACAGGGCTGAAATGCATTGAAGTCTCAAGCATTTCGCTAAAGGACCTTGCAATCGTTGAGTGTGAAGACTTGACAGAGGTTACTGTTGACGCCCCTAACTTGCTCGAGTTTTTGTACAACTGTGAATTAGAAACCCCTCTCTCGTTGAGCAGAGTGCAAGATCATTGTAATGCTCAATTCTTTCCGTTGTTCGTGCTGGATTCTATCACTACGGTTTGGCTTGTTAAGCTAAAGAAGTTTCTCGTAGAAACAAGCGCCTTCAAATCTTTATTGATTGAGTTGTCTAATTCTCTTCAG ATTGAGATAGAGGAGGAGCAACTAAAGAATGTGGTTACTGGCCCGTCATACAAACTCAGAGAGCTAAAGCTGCGTGAAACAAGTGCGTGGGACTCTACGGAATCTTCACTAACGGCCTTTCTGGATGGACTGTTTTGGTGTTGCCACCCTGATATTCTGTCAATAACAAGTTCGCATAATTTGACTGCTAAG TCGATCTTTAATATCCTGAAGAAGAAAGTGCAATGCTATAAGCATCCCCTGAGAAGCATCGAAATTGAAGGTGTTGATACCTCAAACTTTCTTGAGGAACCATCAGAACTTGAGTTCAGGTTTAGACTGTCCTGGTTTTAA
- the LOC141606208 gene encoding uncharacterized protein LOC141606208, translating into MPTVRRNSCEKIMGFGENVAKMEKGTVDRISELPDFILHLILSMLDTKEAGRASVLSKRWYDVWSSIPVLDFRFQYFKGDWDRSKYDFNVYYDTHTVQSFLGFIDRTMRRYFTERYRIMKLSLELPMVDEKIELLVDQWFKIAVQSQIEELEFTILHECTHYRLPEILFRAKSLKVLNCENAVLPYYETMELISLEYLRLNLEVVDIDLLQRIISFSPLVELDITVAYLGRLSLPLTRKVNETAEFVGIRIVQSNFKASPLRKLAYNGMGGSIPWPWKMNVFALKNLRNLEFVRAMITDDIVSQLARGLVVLERLVLSECPDLNCIDISSISLKILQIIEGLDVMKVTVDTPNLLDFCYNCEVKTTLSLTSALDHCNAQFAPLVVDGEDTITTDWLVKLKKILFETNIFKSLVIDLSTSLKIDVEEEVLRNLATGPSYKLRELKLREASPDPTDSSLEAFLRETRYWKATESSLPAFLDGLFWCCHPDVLSITTNLYNLTAKSILNILKRKVHCYKHPLRSIKVEGVDSSSFLSEPSEFEIRFRLSWF; encoded by the exons ATGCCAACTGTTCGACGAAATTCCTGTGAGAAAATCATGGGTTTTGGGGAAAATGTAGCAAAGATGGAAAAGGGCACAGTTGATAGAATTTCGGAACTTCCGGATTTTATCCTGCATTTGATTCTCTCAATGCTTGATACTAAAGAGGCGGGTCGCGCTAGTGTATTATCTAAGAGATGGTATGATGTTTGGTCGTCTATTCCGGTTTTGGATTTTCGGTTTCAGTACTTTAAGGGAGATTGGGATAGGTCGAAATATGATTTTAATGTTTATTATGATACTCATACGGTTCAAAGTTTTCTTGGGTTCATAGATAGGACGATGCGAAGGTATTTCACTGAGAGGTACAGAATCATGAAGCTTAGCCTTGAGCTTCCTATGGTAGATGAAAAGATTGAACTTTTGGTTGATCAATGGTTTAAAATTGCGGTGCAAAGCCAAATCGAGGAGTTGGAATTCACGATTCTTCATGAATGTACGCACTATAGGCTGCCTGAGATTCTATTTCGTGCAAAATCGTTGAAAGTTTTGAACTGTGAGAATGCTGTTTTGCCATATTACGAGACTATGGAACTTATCTCTCTTGAATATCTTAGGTTAAACCTAGAAGTTGTCGATATTGATTTGCTTCAGAGGATTATCTCTTTCTCCCCTTTGGTTGAATTAGATATTACAGTAGCCTACCTTGGACGGCTTTCACTTCCTCTGACGAGAAAAGTGAacgagacagctgagtttgttgGTATCAGAATAGTCCAATCAAACTTCAAAGCATCCCCACTTAGAAAGCTTGCATATAATGGTATGGGTGGATCTATTCCGTGGCCATGGAAAATGAATGTGTTTGCGTTGAAGAACTTGAGAAATTTAGAATTTGTTCGTGCTATGATAACAGATGATATTGTTTCTCAGTTGGCTCGTGGGCTTGTCGTGTTAGAAAGGTTAGTATTATCTGAATGCCCAGATCTGAATTGCATTGACATCTCAAGCATTTCGCTAAAGATACTTCAAATCATTGAGGGTTTAGACGTGATGAAAGTTACAGTGGACACCCCTAACTTGCTTGACTTTTGTTACAACTGTGAAGTGAAGACCACTCTCTCATTGACCAGTGCGTTAGATCATTGTAATGCCCAATTCGCCCCATTGGTGGTAGATGGTGAAGATACTATCACCACTGATTGGCTTGTTAAGCTAAAGAAGATTCTTTTCGAAACAAACATCTTCAAATCTTTAGTTATCGATTTATCTACCTCTCTCAAG ATTGACGTAGAGGAGGAGGTGCTGAGGAATCTAGCTACTGGTCCATCATACAAACTCAGGGAGTTAAAGCTGCGTGAAGCAAGTCCGGACCCTACAGATTCTTCACTTGAGGCCTTTCTGCGTGAAACAAGATATTGGAAAGCTACAGAATCTTCACTTCCGGCCTTTCTGGATGGACTGTTTTGGTGTTGCCACCCTGATGTGCTATCGATAACAacaaatttatataatttgacTGCTAAG TCGATCTTGAATATCCTGAAGCGCAAAGTGCACTGCTATAAGCATCCCCTGAGAAGCATCAAAGTTGAAGGTGTCGATTCCTCAAGCTTTCTCTCGGAACCATCAGAATTTGAAATCAGGTTTAGACTGTCCTGGTTTTAA